Genomic segment of Candidatus Protochlamydia amoebophila UWE25:
ACCTCCTAATCGATAATCATTTGAAGCGGATCCAATCGCAGCTCTTAATAAAGTCGAATGTTGATAAACACCATACAGAATGGCTGTCATTAATATGAGGAAATGAAGATTATTATGAGGGGTATCTGTCAAATCTAACAAATTAACACCTTTATCTGTTGACAAAGACCAATTAGAGTGCTTACCCGAACCATTAATTGCCATAAAAGGCTTCTCATGTAAAAGACAAGCTAATCCTTGCTTTTGCGCTACTTGTCTCATCAGTTCCATTAATAAAATATTATGATCAATGGCAACAGTTGATTTTTCAAATATAGGTGCCACTTCATGTTGAGCCGGAGCAACCTCATTATGCCTTGTTTTAACAGGAATTCCTAATTCAATAGCGGTATCTTCAAAGGCACGCATATAAGTTAAAATGCGATCTTTAACAGAGCCAAAATAATGATCTTGTAGTTCTTGACCTTTCGGCGATGGAGCTCCAAATACAGTTTTACCAAGTAAAATGAGATCCGGCCTTAAATTGCGTAGTTTTCGGTCTATCACAAAGTATTCTTGCTCTAGCCCAAGTGTTGAATACACATACTCTGCCTCAAGTCCAGTTAATTGAAGCAGCCTCAAAGCCGCTTGATCAATTTTTCTTTCTGATCGTAAAAGAGGAATTTTTGAATCTAACACATCTCCTGTCCAAGAGAAAAAAACAGAGGGGATGCAAAGAATTACCCCATTCCCCGCTTTCCAAAGGAAAATAGGAGAAGTTGGATCCCATCCCGTATAACCTCTTGCTTCATAAGTACTTCTTAATCCTCCGGAAGGAAATGAAGAAGCATCTGGCTCCCCTTGTATGAGTTGTTTACCATTAAATTTTTCCATAACACCATCCGCAGAATCCCATTCAATAAATGCATCATGTTTTTCAGCGCTTGCCCCTGTTAAAGGTTGAAACCAATGACAGAAGTGTGTCGCTCCATGACTCATTGCCCATTCTTTCACAACAATAGCAATGCTATCTGCATATTCTGCTTTAATTTTCTCGCGCCCGTTAATGGCATTTGATACGTTTTTGTAAATCTCTTCAGAAAGCATTTTTTGCATAACTGTTCTAGAAAATACATATTTCCCAAAATTTTGAGAATTCACAGTTTTTTTTCTTTTTGGAGGTTCGCTTATCTCACTCATTTCTTTCAAAATTTGCTTTCTCACCGTTAACCTTTATAACTAATCTAAGGGAAACATTTTCCCAATAATTTGGATGGAGACGATTCTTGTTTTCAACGCAGGTTATTTGCTCAAAGTAATAAGAAAGAAGAAAAATTGATAGATAAATTCAATATTCAAATGATAAAAATATTAAATAGATTTTAGAATATTTAACAAAATTTTGGTGGAAAGGGTAAAATGGTCTAAACTAGTTGCATGAATGAACTATAAAATTTCCCAACCCCTTTCCTGACAGATTTTTCTTAAATAATTATCAGGGACAACTCCTACAGCTTTTCCGGATAATTCTAGAATAGGTAAATCTAAATAGCTATCAGAATAAGCTGTAATAGCAGTATAGTCAATTTGCATTTGATTAATTAAAGATACAACATAATTAGCTTTATTTAATCCATCTAAAATAGAAGAAAGGTATTCTAATTTCCCTTCCTGATCTGGAGCATAAACACTTGCCCGCCAATTTTTAACATCTAATTTTTCAGCAATCGGCTGTACCAAAAAATCAGGAGAAGCAGATAAGATAAGTGTGTAATCCCCTCTTTGTTTGGCTTCTTGCAGTCTTTGCAAAGCTGGCTCATAAAAAAGTTTGATCAATTCTAAATCTAAAAAATTTTTAACGTGTTTTTGAAGCTCTTTTAAGTAAAGACCTTTAAACAATTTCTGAAAAATTTTCTCGTGAAGTTTTTGCATCGACATTCCTAAGAATTTATGCCGAGCATAGTAAAACAGGCAATGTGAAAGAGTAAAAAAAGAAATGAATTTCTGCTGATAAAGATACGTGCCAAATCGATAACTACTATTGACAGTAAGCAGTGTGTGATCTAAGTCAAATACACAAAGTTTCATCTTTTTTGGTCTTTATCAATTGTTAATTTTAATAATTGATGTTTAATGAATAGATTTTACACAATATTCATGACTCCAGCTTACACAGAAATTTATGATCGTTTAATTTTAGATTGTAGTTCAACAATTTTCTTTTCGATTTCTACAATTCCTTGGGTAGCTCTTTCAAAACGTTCCTTTTCTTCATTGATTTGAGAAGTAAACAGCATTGCTTTTTCAAAATCGAGATTAGAAGATCCGGAAGCTTTACGCAAGATTTCAAGTTGTTTTTTTATTTCTTGCCGACGCTCTTTTCGCTGCCTAAGAACATCTTGTAGCTGCTTTAATGCATAACGATCATCATCTGAAATAGCCAACATAGCTTTTTCATTTTTTTCAGTAATAATATCTCGAAGTGGTCTCAAAATACGTTCAATTTCTATTTTCTCACTTTTCGTCAATGAAGACTCTTGCAATTGTGCTAACAATTGGTCTCTATCAGAAGTTAATTTCATTAGTTCATACGATTCTGCTTGACTAACTAAATTATCGGCCAATTCTTTAAAAGTATTGAATTTTTCTTTTTTCTGACGATTACGCTCCTGTTCTTGCTGATAGCGCAGATCTTCTTCATGCTTTGCTTTATCGTGAACGATTTTGCGAATATGACTCAATTCTTCTTTTAATTCTTTTAGCTCATCACGACCAAGCTCTGTTCGCCGCATAAATGTGATAATTTCTTCTAATTTTTTTTGAGCCTCAACGGTTGAACCTGTTTGTTCAACGAATGCTTTACAAAGTTGAAGTTGCTCTTTTATTAAATTTGCATTTTGCTTAAATAAAACTTTTTGATGAGCACGTTCTTTTTTACGTTCTTTTTCTTCAATTTTTATTTTATCCCAACATTCACTCAATCGAGTACGTGTTTGCGTGAAGGAATTTGTGTTCAAGGTTAATTGTTTAGCTAACCCCTGCAATGCTTTAATTTCTTCTCTTAAAGCATAAAGTGAATCGTGAGAAGATTCTTGATTGAAATGAGCTTGTATAAAGTAGTTAACATCTTCTACAAATAATTGACTGATTTGTTTAATAAGTTCTTTTCGTTTAGGGAAAACCAGGTCTCCCGCTGCAGAAAGGCGTTGAAAGAATTTATTTTTATGGCGCACTCGCATTTCTGTCTTAAGTAATTCTTTACGTAAAGCATTAATGCGAGAAGCCTGGACATTAAGGACATTCAATTGTTTTTGAAAATTAAGATAAATTTGCAGTTTCGATTGAAGAGTTTGTGGAATGATCAGGTTGTCTGGTACAGTTGATTTAGCGACATTTTCATCAAACTGCTGAATGTCATTTTCTAAAGCTTGAATAGCTATTTCAATTTGCTCAACAGCAAAAGCGCTTTGCTCATCTAAAATTTCTTTCAATTGACGAGCTTCTTTAGAAAGTTCACTATAGCGATTCCAAAGCTGCCCTCTAAGAGCAGGTGAAATATTTTCTTTAAATAAAGGAAGGCAAAGACGTCTAGCTTCCCAAAAATTGCGAAAATGGGGAGTCCCCCCTTGAGCTAATGTACTTTCCATAAAATCAATTGCGGATTGAAGCTTCAAATCTTGGCTAACTTGCTCCTCAAAATTTTTTCGAAAAGCCGCTAATTGAGGATCTTCAGATTCATCCATTTTTTCTGTTTTACGAGAAAATTCTTCTGACGGTTCTGGAATTTCCTCTTCTCGTTCCATGCTTGATTCCTCAACTAATTGTTGTAAGTTTTCATTCAAAGAGTCTGTTTGAATTTGTGATAAGATGTTTTTTTCTTTCGATTGTTTTTGTAAACTCATGTTTCAGACTCATTCATGAAGATATTTTTAAGATTTTGTGTGATAAGTAAGGCTGGATATTTAACTGATAATGCGTGCATTTGCGTTTATCTTAGCTATAATTTGAGTTGTTTCGATAAAACTTTAAAATTCGATTTAATCAGTTAATCATATTGCCGTGTAATTAAGCTTTGCGTTTTCTTCTCCTTAATAATACGGCAGGAGGTGCAGAAGATAACTCAAAACTTAGATTGATAGTCTTGCAATGCTTTTTACCAAATTCATTGATTCCACATTGGCAGCACTAAATTTTCAGTGAAATGATAGTGTATTGGTATTTTAAAAGTAAATCAAATTCAGTAAACTAATACAATACATGGTTAACAAAAGAGAAAGGATTTTTTTTAACTTAAATGATTTAACAATTTCAGCTTCAAACTTTAAATGATTGATAAGAGTTATTGAATCAGAGATACCAACTCATACAAATGAAAACAAAAATTAGATTACCTTTTTGCCTTTAAAATAAATTAAAGCAGTTCATAGTCTTTCAGGATCATATCAAAAACAACTTCTGGATCATGCATATCGACATCCAACCAACGAAACAATGGTTCTTTTCGAAACCATGTAAATTGACGTTTAGCATAATGCCTTGTCGCTTGCTTGAAAGATCGAATAAATTCTTGGTATTGTGATGCTGTTTGCTCAGTCTTTAGAAAATTAAGCGCTTGTCTATAACCAATTGCCTGTGAAGCTGATGAGTTACCTCGAATACCTAAAGAATCTAGGTGTCGCACTTCATCCATAAACCCTTCCTCAAGCATCTTATCGCAACGTTTATCAATACGTTCATATAATTTTTCTTTTGGTCGATGAAGAAACCAACATCTAAAATCATAGTTTTGGGGTTTCCTTCTACCTTTCCAAGATAACTTGCTAACCTTTTTGTTGGTTAGCATCATAATTTCTAAAGCTCTCACAATTTTTTGTTTATCATTCTTTGTGATTGTTTTAGCATATTGAGGATCTAATTGAGAAAGCCTTTCATAAAGTATTTCTGATCCCAATCGTTCAATTTCATCTTCAAACGATTTTCTTACCTCAGGAACTGAAGGAGGGCCACTGGGGGGACCATATAAAAGAGCGTGTAAATAAAAGCCCGACCCTCCAGCAATAATCGGAACATTCCCTTGGTCTAAAATTTTCTGACAAGCCTGTCTAGCTTCATAATAAAAATCTACGACATTAAAACTTTCTTGAATATCTCTAATATCTATTAGATGATGGGGAACAAAAAGTCGTTCTTCTTTAGTTGCCTTAGCCGTCCCAATATCCATCCCTCGATAAACTTGCATCGAATCAGCTGAGATGATTTCTCCATCCATAGTTTGAGCTAAATTCAATGCTAAAGCTGATTTTCCACAACATGTAGGTCCTGCAATAACTATTATTCTTTTCTTATTTTTTTGAAAATTAGAAGGAAATTTTTTCTGAACTTGTAATGCAAAATTTAAAACAATACGTTTGATTTCATCAGTTTCACAAGAAAAGTTGCCAATCACATCACCCATCCAACGATTAGTCTGTTTTGAAACTTCGACAGCAATTCAGTATCGAATAAAATTGTAATTAAATTTTTATTTAACAAATGAAAATTTAAATTGAAATTTCGAGGCATATCAATTCCAAAAAAATTGTAGAGCTGTTGAATCAAAATTTTTTTAAAGCCTCTTCTTCACTTTGCACTAATTCAAGGACATGATCAAATCCAGACATTTTTAATACGTCCATGACATTGACAGTCACTAAACAAAGAACTAATTTACCTGATAAAGTTTTTAATTTTTTGGTAATGGAAAGAAGCATACGCATGCCGGCACTACTTAAATAATCAATACCTGAAAAATCTAACAAAAGGTTATGCTGGCCATTATTAATATAATCGAAAACTTTACGTTCTGCACTAGGAGAAGAAATAGCGTCTAACCGACCTTGCATTCTTAAGACAAGCACATCACCTTTTAATTCTTCTTTGACGCTTACGAGACCTTCAATATTGCTCATAAACTCCTCGAATTTCGCTTTTAGTTTTAGACATGCTTAAATGATTGCTTAAAAACCAAGTTATTAATTCACTTGCCTATATCTTTAAATTAACGTGTTTTAAGTGAAATTGCAACAAAATTATAAGTATTTATATGTCAGTTTTTTCTTACCATAGATTTATTAATTTACAAGGATGTAAAGAACATAATTTAAAAAACTTGTCTGTTCAATTACCTAAGCATGCCATCACTGTGATCACAGGAGTAAGCGGATCTGGAAAATCTTCTTTAGCATTTGATACTTTATTTGCCGAAGGACAACGTCGCTATCTAGAATACCTTTCCCCTCAAGCGCGCCCCTGGATCAAGCAAATGCCTAAGCCTGATGTTGATTTGATTGAAGGGTTGTCTCCTACCTTAGCGATTGGACAGCATAGACAACCCCTTTACTTTTATGGGACTGTGGCGACCTATACAGATCTTTACGATTTTTTATCGCTCTTATATGCAAAAGTTGGGGATCAATATAGCCCAGCCACCGGCAAAAAATTGTCCCGTTTCACGCGTCAAGAAATGATTGATTGGATTTTAAAAAATTATTCCGCGGGCTCTCGCTTACAATTAATAGCTCCTATCAAATTGGTCAAAGAAAACGGACATCAAGCCATTACACGTCTGCAACAAATGGGCTTTATACGGATGCGAATCAATGAGCAAGAATGGTGCGGAGAAAACCCTTTTCCAATCAACAAAGCCATTTCAAATTTAGAAGTTGTTGTAGATCGTTTAGAAATTAGAGAAGGCATACGTGATCGTTTGGCCCCATCTGTGGAAACTGCTTTAGATTTGAGTCAAGGTATTTTAAAAATCCAAGAAGGAAAGGAAGGCAATACTCATTATCTAACAGAGATTTATGTATGTCCAGAAACAGGATTTTCTTTTGCACCTTTAGAAGCTGGGGACTTTAATTTTAATTCTCCAAAAGGAGCTTGCGCAGCTTGCAATGGACTGGGTGGGCGAGAACAAGTCAATCCCTCTCAAGTTATTTTTGATGAAAACGAACCTTTATTAGATCAAATTCAGGTGATTTTAGATCACCTTCCCAAAAAGGCAGCTTATTCTTTCAAGTCTCTTTTAAAAGCTTTATGGAAAATTTTAAATCTTTCGGAAGAAAATTTTATCAAAGACATTTCGCAGATGATTTTAAATAAAATTTTATTTGGTCATTCCCAAGAAATTGTTTTTAACGTTCAGATAAATGAAGAATCAGAACAATTAAAAGCGAAATGGAAAGGCCTTATTCCTGTTTTAAACGAAGCCTTGGAAATGAAAAAAAACAAAGGGTCTTTAAGCGAACTTTCTTTTATTGATTGGCAAACCTGTTCATCTTGTTTAGGAGGAAGACTTAAACCAGAAAGTCTAGCTTGTCTTATCCAGGAAAAAAACATCTATCAAC
This window contains:
- a CDS encoding glutamine synthetase III, whose amino-acid sequence is MRKQILKEMSEISEPPKRKKTVNSQNFGKYVFSRTVMQKMLSEEIYKNVSNAINGREKIKAEYADSIAIVVKEWAMSHGATHFCHWFQPLTGASAEKHDAFIEWDSADGVMEKFNGKQLIQGEPDASSFPSGGLRSTYEARGYTGWDPTSPIFLWKAGNGVILCIPSVFFSWTGDVLDSKIPLLRSERKIDQAALRLLQLTGLEAEYVYSTLGLEQEYFVIDRKLRNLRPDLILLGKTVFGAPSPKGQELQDHYFGSVKDRILTYMRAFEDTAIELGIPVKTRHNEVAPAQHEVAPIFEKSTVAIDHNILLMELMRQVAQKQGLACLLHEKPFMAINGSGKHSNWSLSTDKGVNLLDLTDTPHNNLHFLILMTAILYGVYQHSTLLRAAIGSASNDYRLGGHEAPPAIMSIYLGEELETLLNEIEEKGNSTFISAKNCYDLGAILPDLSKDNTDRNRTSPFAFTGNKFEFRAVGSSSNPAFPVTVLNLAVAESLHLILDEIEFHTDQTKGNTEAISKAIFPVLQKYLKIAKAIRFTGDNYHEDWIKEAQKRGLPNLKCSSEAFLTLTHPKTIHLFDQILTSQELASRQEALLETYTLNMTIEVNLMLDMFKTQILPAVFNYQTTIATSYLRCKQTLSSHQFHSIEQNAWIKEINDKVEESIKCCKELEMLKEQLTLLTVQEKARVFGEKIIVKMEQFRAIVDDLEVICDDALWPFPKYRELLFMI
- a CDS encoding HAD family hydrolase; amino-acid sequence: MKLCVFDLDHTLLTVNSSYRFGTYLYQQKFISFFTLSHCLFYYARHKFLGMSMQKLHEKIFQKLFKGLYLKELQKHVKNFLDLELIKLFYEPALQRLQEAKQRGDYTLILSASPDFLVQPIAEKLDVKNWRASVYAPDQEGKLEYLSSILDGLNKANYVVSLINQMQIDYTAITAYSDSYLDLPILELSGKAVGVVPDNYLRKICQERGWEIL
- the miaA gene encoding tRNA (adenosine(37)-N6)-dimethylallyltransferase MiaA, coding for MIGNFSCETDEIKRIVLNFALQVQKKFPSNFQKNKKRIIVIAGPTCCGKSALALNLAQTMDGEIISADSMQVYRGMDIGTAKATKEERLFVPHHLIDIRDIQESFNVVDFYYEARQACQKILDQGNVPIIAGGSGFYLHALLYGPPSGPPSVPEVRKSFEDEIERLGSEILYERLSQLDPQYAKTITKNDKQKIVRALEIMMLTNKKVSKLSWKGRRKPQNYDFRCWFLHRPKEKLYERIDKRCDKMLEEGFMDEVRHLDSLGIRGNSSASQAIGYRQALNFLKTEQTASQYQEFIRSFKQATRHYAKRQFTWFRKEPLFRWLDVDMHDPEVVFDMILKDYELL
- a CDS encoding STAS domain-containing protein, with translation MSNIEGLVSVKEELKGDVLVLRMQGRLDAISSPSAERKVFDYINNGQHNLLLDFSGIDYLSSAGMRMLLSITKKLKTLSGKLVLCLVTVNVMDVLKMSGFDHVLELVQSEEEALKKF